One genomic segment of Coffea arabica cultivar ET-39 chromosome 6e, Coffea Arabica ET-39 HiFi, whole genome shotgun sequence includes these proteins:
- the LOC113695032 gene encoding disease resistance protein RGA2, with protein sequence MADSFLFDIAHTILGKLGSLALQQFSMVFCVKNDLDKLQKTLLTIKDVLLDAEEQQAKNDELANWVEELKEVLYDADDSLDEIEVNGLRRQLLFRNIKGKVSGFFSSFNPVISRLKMAYKIKDIRARLDSIAADKAKFPLSVKVVNGPDLQRTRDPTCSWIQPSDVIGRNHEKDVMVRHLMQNNSNEENLSVISVVGIGGLGKTTLAKLVYNDEMIIKHFQLRIWLSVSQAFDRSKLAASIVSCATNKPCNESLTFNEVITCLQDSLRGKRFLLILDDVWNEDRPKWLEFRSWLCGGGGGSKVIVTTRNEYVASVMESTYTHKLNSLPDNDCLSLFVKWAFRDGQEKHHPNLVKIGEDIVKKCKGVPLAIRTLGCMLFMKTNERDWLSVRDNEIWLLEQKEDDILPALRLSYNQLPCYLKQCFAYCSMFPKGQDIASIMLIQLWMAQGLIQSCSENEELEDMGTRYVKELCSRSLLEEVEAYGSFITFKMHDLVHDLAVSVAQNERSVPYKNFGNSTEKMRHISLHNYSSIKNKLPVLKLKKIRTLFLPHAGSEKESTVAIGGVISRFKYLRVFDLSHSRLEEVPLSIGDLKHLRYLDLSGNDNIKSLPTTICRLQNLQTLRLVLCTQLLNIPRGIKYLISLRHLYITTRETSFLQKGIGCLTTLQSLSILRCENLTSLFEGAEKLINLRTLVIGDCPRLTSLPGGMKFLTALENLMIINCEELNFSDWQDFQGFTSLRSLMIGGLPRLSDLPQFACTNSNKLEFVRISTCPGIVDLRTWLENASSLRKLEIIGCPKLTSLPDILSCLSGLMVLKIDKCPELSRRCDKELGEDWSKISHVQEICLNVVKL encoded by the coding sequence ATGGcagattcttttcttttcgataTTGCACATACAATTCTTGGGAAACTGGGCTCCCTTGCTCTGCAGCAATTTTCCATGGTTTTTTGTGTAAAAAATGATCTGGATAAGCTTCAAAAGACTCTACTTACCATCAAGGATGTTCTTCTTGATGCCGAAGAGCAACAAGCCAAAAACGATGAACTAGCCAATTGGGTTGAAGAGCTCAAGGAAGTACTATATGATGCAGATGACTCTCTCGACGAAATTGAGGTAAATGGTCTAAGGAGACAGCTACTTTTCAGAAACATTAAAGGGAAGGTCAGTGGCTTCTTTTCATCTTTCAATCCAGTTATTTCAAGGTTGAAAATGGCTTACAAGATCAAAGATATAAGAGCAAGATTAGACAGCATTGCAGCTGATAAGGCTAAGTTTCCCCTATCTGTCAAGGTTGTTAATGGCCCTGACTTGCAAAGAACTAGGGATCCCACTTGTTCTTGGATCCAACCTTCTGATGTTATAGGAAGAAATCATGAAAAAGATGTGATGGTCCGTCATCTTATGCAGAATAATAGTAATGAGGAGAATCTCTCTGTCATTTCAGTTGTTGGTATTGGCGGTTTGGGGAAAACTACACTTGCTAAATTGGTGTACAATGATGAGATGATAATTAAACATTTCCAATTGAGAATTTGGCTATCTGTTtcccaagcttttgatcgtAGCAAATTAGCTGCTAGTATTGTCAGTTGTGCAACTAATAAACCTTGTAACGAGTCACTTACTTTTAACGAAGTGATAACTTGCCTTCAAGATTCTTTGAGGGGAAAACGGTTTCTACTCATCTTGGATGATGTGTGGAATGAAGATAGGCCTAAGTGGCTCGAATTCAGAAGCTGGTTATGTGGTGGTGGAGGGGGAAGTAAGGTCATTGTGACTACTCGGAATGAATATGTTGCTTCTGTCATGGAGTCTACCTACACTCACAAATTAAACAGTCTTCCAGATAATGATTGTCTGTCATTGTTTGTGAAATGGGCATTTAGAGATGGGCAAGAAAAACATCACCCTAACCTTGTAAAAATTGGGGAAGATATTGTAAAGAAATGCAAAGGAGTTCCCCTAGCGATAAGGACTTTAGGGTGCATGCTATTCATGAAAACAAATGAACGTGATTGGCTGTCAGTGAGAGATAATGAAATATGGCTATTAGAACAAAAGGAAGATGATATCTTGCCTGCACTAAGACTGAGTTACAACCAGCTGCCTTGTTACTTGAAACAGTGTTTTGCCTACTGCTCCATGTTCCCAAAAGGGCAAGACATTGCAAGCATCATGTTGATTCAGCTGTGGATGGCCCAAGGGCTAATACAGTCATGCAGTGAAAATGAAGAGCTGGAAGATATGGGCACTCGATATGTCAAAGAATTGTGCTCGAGATCATTGCTGGAAGAGGTTGAAGCATATGGATCATTCATAACGTTTAAAATGCACGACTTAGTGCATGATCTTGCAGTGTCAGTTGCTCAAAATGAGCGCTCAGTCCCATAcaagaattttggaaattcaACAGAAAAGATGCGTCACATATCACTCCATAATTATAgttcaataaaaaataaacttcCTGTGCTCAAACTGAAGAAAATACGAACTTTGTTCCTTCCGCATGCAGGGTCAGAAAAGGAGAGTACAGTTGCAATTGGTGGTGTCATTTCAAGATTCAAGTACTTGAGGGTATTCGATTTGAGCCATTCACGTCTTGAGGAGGTACCATTGTCAATTGGTGACCTGAAACACTTAAGGTACCTTGATCTTAGTGGCAACGACAACATCAAATCACTGCCCACAACCATCTGTAGGCTGCAGAATTTGCAGACTCTACGCCTTGTTCTGTGCACGCAGCTTCTGAATATACCAAGGGGTATAAAGTATCTAATAAGCCTGAGACACCTCTACATAACTACTAGAGAAACAAGCTTTCTCCAGAAAGGCATCGGATGCTTGACCACTCTTCAGTCTCTATCGATTCTTAGATGCGAAAATCTCACATCACTGTTTGAAGGAGCTGAAAAGCTGATTAACCTCAGGACCTTGGTGATTGGAGATTGTCCAAGGTTGACCTCTTTACCAGGGGGTATGAAATTTTTGACAGCTTTGGAGAACCTCATGATCATCAACTGTGAAGAGCTTAACTTCTCAGATTGGCaagattttcaaggatttaCAAGTCTTCGATCATTGATGATTGGAGGATTACCACGTTTGAGTGATCTACCCCAATTTGCTTGCACTAACAGTAACAAACTAGAATTTGTACGTATCTCAACCTGCCCTGGCATTGTGGATCTTCGTACTTGGCTGGAAAATGCCAGCTCGCTTAGGAAGCTTGAGATTATAGGATGCCCTAAATTGACATCTTTGCCAGATATCTTGAGTTGCCTCAGTGGATTGATGGTGTTGAAAATTGACAAATGCCCTGAATTGAGCAGAAGGTGTGATAAAGAATTAGGAGAGGACTGGTCTAAGATATCTCATGTCCAAGAAATATGTCTCAATGTTGTCAAACTGTGA